From a region of the Penaeus vannamei isolate JL-2024 chromosome 2, ASM4276789v1, whole genome shotgun sequence genome:
- the LOC113813732 gene encoding collagen alpha-2(IV) chain-like: protein MAIREALLALLVVVLALEGDAQPWGKLRIRIVPPPGRIIPPPGMRKEAGEPLTEKIISPPGMRKEEGEPMMEKIISPPGMRKEAAEPTMEKIISPPGMRKEAAEPTMEKIISPPGMRKEEGEPMMEKIISPPGMRKEEGEPMMEKIISPPGMRKEAAEPMKEKIISPPGMRKEAAEPTMEKIISPPGMRKEADEPMMEKIISPPGMRKEAAEPVMEKIISPPGMRKEAGEPMMEKIISPPGMRKEAAEPMKEKIISPPGMRKEEGEPLMEKIISPPGMRKEAGEKMKEKIISPPGMRKEAGEPLMEKIISPPGMRKEAGEKMKEKIISPPGMRKEAAEPTTEKIISPPGMRKEAAEPLREKIISPPGMRKEAAEPMMEKIISPPGMRKEAGEPLREKIISPPGMRKEAAEPTMEKIISPPGMRKEAGEPLMEKIISPPGMRKEEGEKMMEKIISPPGMRKEEGEPLMEKIISPPGMRKEEAEPLMEKIISPPGMRKEAAEPTMEKIISPPGMRKEEGEKMMEKIISPPGMRKEEGEPMKEKIISPPGMRKEADEPTMEKIISPPGMRKEAAEPTMEKIISPPGMRKEEGEPMMEKIISPPGMRKEEGEPMMEKIISPPGMRKEEGEPTMEKIISPPGMRKEAAEPTMEKIISPPGMRREAAEPKMEKIISPPGMRKEAGEPMKEKIISPPGMRKEAAEPRKEKIISPPGMRKEADEPMMEKIISPPGMRKEAGEPLMEKIISPPGMRKEAAEPTMEKIISPPGMRKEEGEPMMEKIISPPGMRKEAGEPLMEKIISPPGMRKEAGEPLMEKIIPPPGMRKEAAEPTMEKIISPPGMRKEEGEPTMEKIISPPGMRKEAGEPMKEKIISPPGMRKEEGEPLMEKIISPPGMSVTPPGIKQEGEPLARRSVDPLILT, encoded by the exons ATGGCGATTAGAG AAGCGCTACTGGCACTGCTAGTCGTCGTCTTGGCTCTCGAAGGCGATGCACAGCCTTGGG GTAAGCTACGGATAAGGATTGTACCTCCGCCGGGGAGGATTATacctccgccagggatgagaaaggaagcaggtGAGCCACTGacggagaaaataatatctccgccagggatgagaaaggaagagggtgagccaatgatggagaaaataatatctccgccagggatgagaaaggaagcagctgagccaacgatggagaaaataatatctccgccagggatgagaaaggaagcagctgagccaacgatggagaaaataatatctccgccagggatgagaaaggaagagggtgagccaatgatggagaaaataatatctccgccagggatgagaaaggaagagggtgagccaatgatggagaaaataatatctccgccagggatgagaaaggaagcagctgagccaatgaaggagaaaataatatctccgccagggatgagaaaggaagcagctgagccaacgatggagaaaataatatctccgccagggatgagaaaggaagcagatgagccaatgatggagaaaataatatctccgccagggatgagaaaggaagcagctgagccagtgatggagaaaataatatctccgccagggatgagaaaggaagcaggtgagccaatgatggagaaaataatatctccgcctgggatgagaaaggaagcagctgagccaatgaaggagaaaataatatctccgccagggatgagaaaggaagagggtgagccactgatggagaaaataatatctccgccagggatgagaaaggaagcgggtgagaaaatgaaggagaaaataatatctccgccagggatgagaaaggaagcaggtGAGCCactgatggagaaaataatatctccgccagggatgagaaaggaagcgggtgagaaaatgaaggagaaaataatatctccgccagggatgagaaaggaagcagctgagccaacgacggaaaaaataatatctccgccagggatgagaaaggaagcagctgagccactgagggagaaaataatatctccgccagggatgagaaaggaagcagctgagccaatgatggagaaaataatatctccgccagggatgagaaaggaagcaggtGAGCCACTgagggagaaaataatatctccgccagggatgagaaaggaagcagctgagccaacgatggagaaaataatatctccgccagggatgagaaaggaagcaggtGAGCCactgatggagaaaataatatctccgccagggatgagaaaggaagagggtgagaaaatgatggagaaaataatatctccgccagggatgagaaaggaagagggtgagccactgatggagaaaataatatctccgccagggatgagaaaggaagaggctgAGCCactgatggagaaaataatatctccgccagggatgagaaaggaagcagctgagccaacgatggagaaaataatatctccgccagggatgagaaaggaagagggtgagaaaatgatggagaaaataatatctccgccagggatgagaaaggaagagggtgagccaatgaaggagaaaataatatctccgccagggatgagaaaggaagcagatgagccaacgatggagaaaataatatctccgccagggatgagaaaggaagcagctgagccaacgatggagaaaataatatctccgccagggatgagaaaggaagagggtgagccaatgatggagaaaataatatctccgccagggatgagaaaggaagagggtgagccaatgatggagaaaataatatctccgccagggatgagaaaggaagagggtgagccaacgatggagaaaataatatctccgccagggatgaggaaggaagcagctgagccaacgatggagaaaataatatctccgccagggatgagaagggaagcaGCTGAGCcaaagatggagaaaataatatctccgccagggatgagaaaggaagcaggtgagccaatgaaggagaaaataatatctccgccagggatgagaaaggaagcagctgagccaaggaaggagaaaataatatctccgccagggatgagaaaggaagcagatgagccaatgatggagaaaataatatctccgccagggatgagaaaggaagcaggagagccactgatggagaaaataatatctccgccagggatgagaaaggaggcaGCTGAGCCaacgatggagaaaataatatctccgccagggatgagaaaggaagagggtgagccaatgatggagaaaataatatctccgccagggatgagaaaggaagcaggagagccactgatggagaaaataatatctccgccagggatgagaaaggaagcaggagagccactgatggagaaaataatacctccgccagggatgagaaaggaagcagctgagccaacgatggagaaaataatatctccgccagggatgagaaaggaagagggtgagccaacgatggagaaaataatatctccgccagggatgagaaaggaagcaggtgagccaatgaaggagaaaataatatctccgccagggatgagaaaggaagagggtgagccactgatggagaaaataatatctccgccagggatgagtgTAACTCCGCCAGGGATAAAGCAAGAAGGTGAGCCATTGGCGAGAAGGAGTGTAGATCCGCTAATACTGACATGA